A part of Gemmatimonas groenlandica genomic DNA contains:
- a CDS encoding acyl-CoA thioesterase: MDRLVAPNATAEARRDLERDGAVIHYWFTIVKILALRHVQPSVAPDATIRRTFRVRLFDCDGFRVMTASRYAAYMDFIRWEMIARSPMYHAIVTRGLAPTLGSQKLIYRKPLKRWTQFEVELELAGWDDKWIYHIHRFVQHGEIKAVGITRALIWKRDVPSVLADVLRDSGVTRPVMNPPGWVFELFAQDKEIIDRQRAAASAS; this comes from the coding sequence GTGGATCGATTGGTCGCTCCGAACGCGACGGCAGAAGCGCGTCGCGATCTCGAGAGAGACGGGGCGGTGATTCACTACTGGTTCACGATCGTCAAGATTCTGGCGCTCCGCCACGTGCAACCGTCGGTGGCGCCCGATGCGACCATCCGGCGCACCTTCCGCGTGCGCCTGTTCGACTGCGACGGCTTTCGCGTGATGACGGCGTCACGATACGCGGCGTACATGGACTTCATCCGGTGGGAGATGATCGCCCGCTCACCGATGTATCACGCCATCGTGACACGCGGACTGGCCCCTACGCTCGGCTCGCAGAAGCTGATCTATCGGAAGCCGCTCAAGCGGTGGACGCAATTCGAGGTCGAGTTGGAGCTGGCCGGATGGGATGACAAGTGGATCTACCATATCCATCGGTTCGTGCAGCACGGGGAGATCAAGGCCGTGGGCATCACTCGGGCGCTGATCTGGAAGCGCGACGTGCCGAGCGTACTCGCCGATGTCCTGCGCGATTCCGGCGTGACGCGACCGGTCATGAATCCCCCCGGCTGGGTGTTCGAGCTCTTCGCACAGGACAAGGAGATCATCGACCGGCAACGTGCGGCGGCGAGCGCATCATGA